A window from Cryptomeria japonica chromosome 1, Sugi_1.0, whole genome shotgun sequence encodes these proteins:
- the LOC131048829 gene encoding chalcone synthase, producing MSTEKMVDLEALRKAQRADGPASVLAIGTATPPNAIEQSAYPDYYFRITNSDHKVELKEKFKRMCEKSMIRKRYMYLTEDILKENPNVCAYMAPSLDARQDMVVVEVPRLGKEAAAKAIKEWGQSKSKITHLIFCTTSGVDMPGADYQLTKLLGLRPSVKRVMMYQQGCFAGGTVLRVAKDLAENNRGARVLVVCSEITAVTFRGPSDTHLDSLVGQALFGDGAAAVIVGSDPVPEIEKPCFELLWTAQTILPYSEGAIDGHLREVGLTFHLLKDVPGLISKNIEKALVEAFGQFNISDWNELFWIAHPGGPAILDQVESKLQLDPKKMRATRHVLSEYGNMSSACVLFILDEMRKSSAEKGCPTTGEGLDMGVLFGFGPGLTVETVVLKSVPVLS from the exons ATGTCGACAGAGAAGATGGTAGATCTGGAGGCATTGCGGAAAGCCCAGAGGGCAGATGGTCCTGCTTCCGTCCTCGCCATCGGAACTGCTACTCCTCCCAACGCAATTGAGCAGAGCGCTTACCCGGACTATTACTTCCGCATCACCAACAGTGACCACAAGGTTGAGCTCAAGGAGAAGTTCAAGAGAATGT GCGAGAAGTCGATGATAAGAAAGAGGTACATGTATCTCACGGAGGATATATTGAAGGAGAACCCCAATGTGTGCGCTTACATGGCCCCCTCGCTGGACGCTCGGCAGGACATGGTGGTGGTCGAAGTTCCCCGCCTGGGAAAAGAGGCTGCTGCCAAGGCCATTAAGGAGTGGGGTCAGTCCAAGTCGAAGATCACTCACCTTATTTTCTGCACCACCAGCGGAGTCGATATGCCCGGCGCCGATTATCAGCTCACTAAGCTGCTCGGTCTCCGTCCTTCAGTGAAGAGAGTGATGATGTATCAGCAGGGCTGCTTTGCTGGAGGAACGGTTCTGAGAGTGGCCAAGGACCTCGCTGAAAATAACCGTGGAGCTCGAGTTCTGGTCGTTTGTAGTGAGATCACCGCCGTGACTTTCCGCGGCCCGTCTGATACCCATCTCGATAGTCTAGTCGGGCAGGCCCTTTTCGGCGACGGTGCAGCGGCTGTGATCGTGGGATCAGACCCCGTTCCTGAAATAGAGAAGCCCTGTTTCGAGCTCCTCTGGACTGCTCAGACAATTCTCCCCTACAGCGAGGGTGCCATCGATGGCCATCTGAGAGAAGTCGGGCTAACATTCCATTTGTTGAAAGACGTGCCCGGGCTGATTTCGAAGAACATTGAAAAGGCTCTGGTGGAGGCCTTCGGGCAATTCAACATTTCTGACTGGAACGAACTGTTTTGGATTGCACACCCGGGAGGCCCGGCAATTTTGGACCAAGTGGAGTCCAAACTCCAATTGGATCCGAAGAAGATGAGGGCAACTAGACACGTATTGAGTGAGTACGGGAACATGTCGAGCGCCTGCGTGCTCTTCATATTGGACGAAATGAGGAAGTCGTCTGCAGAAAAGGGATGCCCGACCACCGGAGAAGGACTGGACATGGGTGTGCTGTTTGGATTCGGCCCTGGTCTCACTGTGGAGACCGTGGTTCTGAAGAGCGTTCCTGTCCTGTCATAA
- the LOC131048828 gene encoding chalcone synthase: MSTGKMVDVEALRKAQRADGPANILAIGTATPPNAIEQSEYPDYYFRITNSEHKVELKEKFKRMCEKSMIRKRYMYLTEEILKENPNVCAYMAPSLDARQDMVVVEVPRLGKEAAAKAIKEWGQSKSKITHLIFCTTSGVDMPGADYQLSKLLGLRPSVKRVMMYQQGCFAGGTVLRVAKDLAENNRGARVLVVCSEITAVTFRGPSDTHLDSLVGQALFGDGAAAVIVGADPVPEIEKPCFELLWTAQTILPDSEGAIDGHLREVGLTFHLLKDVPGLISKNIEKALVEAFGQFNISDWNELFWIAHPGGPAILDQVESKLELDPKKMRATRHVLSEYGNMSSACVLFILDEMRKSSAEKGCATTGEGLDMGVLFGFGPGLTVETVVLKSVPVLS; encoded by the exons ATGTCAACAGGGAAGATGGTGGATGTGGAGGCACTGAGGAAAGCCCAGAGGGCTGACGGTCCAGCAAATATCTTGGCAATCGGAACAGCTACTCCTCCCAACGCGATTGAGCAGAGCGAGTACCCGGATTACTATTTCAGAATCACCAACAGCGAGCACAAGGTTGAGCTCAAGGAGAAGTTCAAGAGAATGT GCGAGAAGTCAATGATAAGGAAGAGGTACATGTATCTCACGGAGGAGATACTGAAGGAGAACCCCAACGTTTGCGCTTACATGGCCCCCTCGCTGGACGCTAGGCAGGACATGGTGGTGGTCGAAGTTCCCCGCCTGGGAAAAGAGGCAGCTGCCAAGGCCATTAAGGAGTGGGGTCAGTCCAAGTCGAAGATCACTCACCTTATCTTCTGCACCACCAGCGGAGTAGATATGCCCGGCGCCGACTATCAGCTCAGTAAACTGCTCGGCCTCCGCCCTTCAGTCAAGAGAGTGATGATGTATCAGCAGGGCTGCTTTGCCGGAGGCACGGTTCTGAGAGTGGCCAAGGACCTCGCTGAGAACAACCGCGGAGCTCGAGTTCTGGTCGTTTGCAGTGAGATCACGGCCGTCACTTTTCGCGGCCCATCCGACACTCACCTCGACAGTCTGGTTGGGCAGGCTCTTTTCGGCGACGGTGCGGCTGCCGTGATCGTGGGAGCAGACCCCGTTCCAGAAATAGAGAAGCCCTGTTTCGAGCTCCTCTGGACTGCTCAGACAATTCTCCCCGACAGCGAGGGCGCCATCGATGGTCATCTGAGAGAGGTCGGGTTAACATTCCATTTATTGAAAGACGTGCCTGGGCTGATCTCGAAGAACATTGAAAAGGCTCTGGTGGAGGCCTTTGGGCAATTCAACATCTCCGACTGGAACGAACTCTTTTGGATTGCACACCCTGGAGGCCCGGCAATCCTGGATCAGGTGGAGTCGAAATTGGAGCTGGATCCCAAAAAGATGCGAGCGACTAGACACGTATTGAGTGAGTATGGGAACATGTCGAGCGCCTGCGTGCTCTTCATATTGGACGAAATGAGGAAGTCGTCTGCAGAAAAGGGATGTGCGACCACGGGAGAAGGACTGGACATGGGAGTACTCTTTGGCTTCGGCCCTGGACTCACTGTGGAGACCGTGGTTCTTAAGAGTGTTCCTGTCCTATCATGA